The Oreochromis aureus strain Israel breed Guangdong linkage group 15, ZZ_aureus, whole genome shotgun sequence genome contains the following window.
CTTCTAGTGGAAGCTCCTCCTCTGGGTCAAGCCTCACCCCTGATTATGAGTTCAATGTGTGGACGCAGCCAGACTGTGCCGGCACAGAGCACGAGAACGGAAACAGGTAACCAAAATTAAATTTTTCGTGCCACACCAACTTTACCACATTAGATGACTTAAAGTATCCCGTATCATGTTGTGGTTTTTCAGATCATGGTTTTACTTCAGTGTGAAGGGGGCAGCACCTGGGAAGTTACTGAAGATCAATGTGATGAACATGAACAATCAGAGGAAGCTCTACAGCCAAGGCATGGCTCCTCTCGTACGCACTTTACCGGGCAAAACCCGCTGGGAAAGGATACGAGACAGACCAACATCTGAGGTAGATATTCGCTCTCTGAGCCTGTCAGAGAGAGGATGTGGGCAACAGGACTCTGTGAGGCAGAGTACTGCCTGTCAGGCTATTATTATCCATCTATAAATAtcattcttcttttcttctgctgcttttcagattGTAGATAACCAGTTCATCCTTTCATTCACTCACCGGCTATTGGAGGTGAGAGGGGCTACCACCTATTTCTCCTTCTGCTACCCATTCTCTTACACAGAGTGCCAGGAGATGCTGCAGCAGTTGGATCAGAGCTACCCCAGTGCTGCTCAGCTCAGTCTGAGCAGGTAAAGTGCACAAATGACACACAAATCTTGAATATTTTCTTTGTCAAAGTACCTTAAATGTGTACAGTTCtctaacatttttttccttaaacTCTTTCCTTCACTGCTCCCACTGCTAGTACTCCAGGCACTGTGTATTATCATAGGGAGTTGCTGTGCCACTCTCTAGATGGCAATAGGGTGGACCTTCTCACTGTGACCAACTGCAGCGGGATGCAGGATGAACGGGAAGCCCGTCTGCCTAAGCTGTTTCCTGACACCAACACTCCAAGACCACACCGCTTCCCTGGCAAAAGGGTATCATTTaatcaaacacaaaaacacaacaataactATTCTGTAAAGACCCCTATCATGAAAATTAGTTTTAGACCATTacgagatttttttttttaatacattccCGTGTGTAAAGTATGATCTGTGAAGCAAAGTCTTAATACACGTTCTTCAAAAACCTGGCAACTAGACCGCCTCCGAGCAGTTAGCCTCCCCCCGTGAAGAAAAGAGTAAACTAGTACATTCGCACATAATCAACCCTTAGCTGCTTGTTTCTTCCTCGGTGAGTGTGATGCAGCGAGTTATAGCATGCTGCTAACGTAGATGCTAAATGTAATAACGTGGATGGTCAGCAGCAATTTTCCCACCTCAGAAAGGACTGTTTTACCACAAGTAAAGAAATGATCATATCAGTGTAAACTTAACTGGCTTTTTGTTAAGCTGCATCCACACTGGAAGTGAGTTGCTCATCGTGCATTACTTTCAAGCTGAAGACTGTTCACTTGCAGAAATTCCAGGTTTTGGCTGCCGAGGTAAACCCCTAACGTATTTACTACCAGTATGAATATCAATTATTGGTATTCATAAAGTCTGAATGTCCTTGACTTTCTGTGATCTCCAGTTGCCGCATGGCTGTGAATCACTTCCAGTGTTTTGTAGATTGGGACCTTTAATGATGATTTATAAGACTCTGAGCTTATTGTGACATTAATAACAGCTAAAACAGGaacgttcactcttggcatttgcgtgtctgtgtgtgttcccaGGTGTTTTTTCTCAGCAGTCGGGTGCACCCTGGGGAGACTCCCTCATCCTTTGTGTTCAACGGTTTCCTCAACTTCATCCTGAGACGAGACGACCCGCGTGCACACGCGCTGCGCAACATGTTTGTGTTCAAGCTCATCCCAATGCTGAACCCAGACGGGGTTGTCCGTGGACACTACAGGTAAGAGTTTCACATTCATATACATCCACATCCTTAAATGAGACATGAGAGCGTTTCCTCTCAATAATAATGTgagttgtgtgtgactgtgcacCACAATTATAGTCTGGAAACGTGTTATAATGTATTGTCGTGCTACATTGTTCTGTCATTATTGTCACAAAGCAAGTCGGTTTGATGTTGAGCCTGTTAAAAGCCGACACAGCAGTTAACAGTTGCTAGTATAAGATGATTAGCTATGTGTTTCTGCATAGGAAGTCTTACAACTGTAGACCCATATGTGCTGCAAATACAATGGATATATCCTATTAAAAATAAGCATTCTGTGTGTGTtcaatatctttgttttttggcttcctaattaaattttgatttgaatagAAAGTTTGTCTGAAGACCAGGCACCCAATGGGGATATGGCACCTGATGCTACAGTGCAAATGTGTCTGAATTTTTACAATGACCATTAGTTTTTGTATTACTATGTGCATATCTTCCTCTTACTTTGCCTTCACAACATTCATTGTCAGTATCAACTGAATGTCTCTGCTAACATGTGCATACATTTAAAACTTATATAAGAACTAATTTATGCACGCGTGTGGCCAATGAACCTCCTCGTTTTAGGAGAAACCAAGAAATCCAGCTGGAAAAATTAGGTTTCTTTAAGCCCTATGCAGTTATTACCCGGGGAAAAAAAGCCCAGTGACTACGACCTACTCAGAACTTACATGCAAATTGTGCATGCGCATTTGCACTCAGTTAATGGAAAGCTGCCCACCTGCTATCTGCTGTAACACTGTGAAGATATGTAGGTTCCAATTTTCCTTACTGCTGTGCTGACACAGGGGGTGAGAGAATAAGAGACACTGGAGAGTTTATTTCAGATTCCCAGCAAATATTTAGACTACACCAATGAGAGAGCACCAAATCATGGTAGACCTAGTGGACACAGGAAGACAGAGAGCCAATCTGCCGTATAGGTAAAATGTCATTAAGTCATAATCTGGTTTTAGCCTGGTTCttctttaatattttaacttttttcagttttgaggTGTTTTATGTTTAAGTATTGTGTACAGACGATAAATGGcttgtgttaaataaataaaaaagcaataTCTTTCAAGATGTGACAATTTAAAATACAGTGATGGAAACCCTGGCTCTACTCTGGTTATGGAAACTGCATTTGGTACAAATGATAACATTCTGGAAATCAAATTGGAAGGGAAAGTCGACTGCAGCTGAGTTTAGTTTAGGCTCATCACTACTACTAGTCATAAGGAGGTTAGAAGAGCCAGCAGAGGTGAGATGTGGTGACCTTTCTACCAGATGTCCCTGTGTTCAGAGAATGATGCACTGAGGTGTCAGTAAATGGTGCCGCTGCTTTCTTGGCATGTTAGGGTATGCTGCCTCTTCTTTTGATTCCCAGACCTGTGTTCCTCTGTACAATTTTACTTAATCTAAACATCACCATgcaataaagtataaaacagCTCACATATTAAATGTAGCAGAGGTGAAGTGTACAAAAGACTGTCTGCCGGGTTTAGGCTTGTCGATAATTAAAAGGTTCtttactttctctttttttaaaggacGGATTCCAGGGGTGTGAACCTGAATAGACAATACTTGAACCCCAGCCCCGAGTTACACCCGTCCATCTATGCAGCCAAAACACTGTTGCTctaccaccacacacacaaccGCTTGCAGAAAACACAGCCAAGCACTCATTCTAACGGCCCCACCCATACAGAGCCCCCAGCTGCTAACACAAAACCTGCAAATCAGCATGAAGCACCTCCCCTCACTGCCCTCGAAGTCACCTTAAACCAACGGAATGCAGAGAAAGATGCAAATCCTGCGCAGCCAGAGGTCCCCATGATGATGGAAGAAAACGCCTGGGCTACCTCAGAGGCGGGGAAGGGAGATCAGAACAGCTCATCGAGCTCCACAGAGACTGTAGTTCCAGGTGCTGAAGATTTAGCAGTACCACAGGTGGAGGAACAGGAGTCGGTGCCACCACAGGAGGGGGGTGTGGCATATTATGTCGACTTGCATGGGCACGCGTCTAAACGTGGGTGTTTCATGTATGGAAATAGCCTTCCTGATGAGAGCCAGCAGGTAATAATGAATGCATTTTATCCATTACTAAAATTGTCAAATAGGGTTcaaatttgttttttactaGCAGTaggtttctttcatttaatttttttattttatttagatttaCATTTGATTTGTAATACTTTCTGTCACGTGTGTCTGTGAACTTCTTGTTGCAGGTCGAGAACATGCTGTATCCGAGGCTGATCGCTGTGAATTCTGCCCACTTTGATTTTCTGGGCTGTAACTTCTCTGAGAAAAACATGTACGCACGAGACAAGAGAGACGGCCAATCTAAAGAAGGCAGCGGTCGGGTTGCCATTCACAAGGCAATAGGGCTGCTTCACAGGTCAGACATTAGATTTATGACATTACTGCAGTCTGTGTTCAGTGTAGGAAGTTTATGTAGTCATTCTGAATTAGCCATAATGACCAAGTGCAGATTTTGTGGGCCCAGTACAAATTAAGTTGCAAAAAGCCTCAGAAACACAGTCAtgcttttgtgtttaattttatattttatcttgCTTCTGCAACTGGCTACCAACCAGTTACACTCTGGAGTGCAACTATAACACAGGAAAAACCATGAATACAATCCCACCTGCCTGCCATGACAACGGACGAGCTACCCCCCCTCCACCTCCATCCTTCCCTCCAAAATACACTCCAGAAATATTTGAACAGGTAGGAAGTACATCTgtaacacacaaatacaaataatataatgtaatataatataatataatattataacaAGTGTTGTGGCCATTACTAATAAAGttactctccatagaaagtcattTGTTCCACTACTCTTTGACTTATTTCCCACCCATAGACTTTACTTGGGAGGTATGTCCAAGTGTATCCCTTCAAACATACTTCGTCACCTCACATTAGAattttctattttcattttttcattgaTCAGTGAGAGCAACATCGCAAAGACAAGGCCTacttgctcttattttgaaagcacACACCAACCACAGCCTGCAGCATATGTGGACCAGTTAAGACACATGTGTGACGAGCTCACTGAGGCTACAGAGCAAAACAAGGTTACCTTCACATCAAGACAATGGAGTTAGAGTTATTCGGCAGGATGAAAGACTCAGTAGAGAGCAGATTATATTACTTAGTTACTGTCACCAAGTATTTGGGAAATCAAATATTTCGAAAGAGAAACTATGTTGCTAATGACCGATAAAGCACTTGTATGCACCGGCCCTCCTCCTCCAACAAATAGAACCTAAATCTATGAGAACACTGCATTACTTTGGTCTTTGAAACATCTTTGTACCTGTACTGTCACTTTCTTGTGCTGTCTTGAACAAGTTTGAAATAGTGTCCATACAGTACAGtcaagtcttgagccacccctgaTTTCTTCCAAGcagccaacttttttttttttttttttttaagtgatacTGAGCTACAGTTCTGTGGGCTTTCCAAAGGTCTTTCTCGTCTTTTTAGTCCAGTCCTGCACCTGAACATTTTCAGCGgaatgttttagtttgttaatACTGACCTATGACTCGTTCAAGCATAGAAATGGCATGAAGCTCAAGGGATGGATTAGTATTTTGTCTACACGTAGCAGACAACTTCTCTAAGAACCAAATTAAAATTCTTTGGCCATTTATAATAACTTTGGGCACCTTGTTTCTAGAAGacttttgcaaaaacacatcatttatttcaatattattaattgaatttatgaaaaatgccaaagataacacagtttgacaggcataaaattatatttttccaAAAACAAGGTGATGCCCAGAGAGCTATTAATggaaacttggcatatctcagcatggtgtgcattGAGTCCTTTGAGGAAGCTGAACAAgtgaggaaagaagaaaagtgtCAGGCCTAAAAATCTGAAGAAGATGAACACTATCtcaaagtcatgtccttaagaaataggaaaaaaaattcattaaaggcctgacacaggacctgagagatacaTCTGGTCCCTGTCCTATGAAACCTCATCATAAACGGTCTTGGTGGAAGGAGCTTTCAAGAAACCTTTATTATAAGAGGGAAATGGgcagaaaaggctgaggtatgccaaattacacaagaactggactgaaaatcagtggcaccaGGTCAGGCATCaggtgatgaatccaaatttgagtGTCTACAGCTGGTTGAAAACATGGTGAAGGCTCTGTTGTGGTTTGGAttcaccatgcaataccatctggaaagtgtaGGAAAAACATACttggacagaaaaacacagtggaacactatcagtcattgactggcctccccagaacccggatgtacagggtgggccatttatatggatacaccgtaataaaatgggaatggttggtgatattaaagtcctgtttgtggcacattagcatatgtgagggggaaaactcctcaagatgggtggtgaccatggtggccatttagaagtcggctatcttggatacaacttttgttttttcaataggaagagggccatgtgacacatcaaacttattggtaatgtcacaagaaaaacaatggtgtgcttggtttcaacgtaactttattctttcatgagttatttacaagtttctgaccacttataaaatgtgttcaatgtgctgcccattgtgttggattgtcaatgcaaccctcttctcccactcttcacacactgatagcaacaccgcagggagaaatgccagcacaggcatccagtatccgtagtttcaggtgctgcacatctcgtatcttcacaccatagacaattgccttcagatgaccccaaagataaaagtctaaggggtcagatcggAGACCtttggggccattcaactggcccacggcgaccaatccactttccaggaaactgttcatctaggaatgctcggacctggcacccataatgtggtggtgcaccatcttgctggaaaaactcagggaacgtgccagcttcagtgcataaagagggaaacacatcatcatgtagcaacttcaaatatccagtggccttgaggtttccattgatgaagaatggacccactatcgttgtaccccatataccacaccaaaccatcacttttgttgttccaacagtcttggaggagccatccaatgtgggttagtgtcagaccaatagcggtggttttgtttgttaacttcaccattcacataaaagtttgcctcatcactgaacaaaatcttctgcgtgaactgagggtcctgttccaatttttgttttgcccattctgtaaattctgtgctccgatctgggtcatcctcgttgagatgctgcagtagctggagtttgtaagggtgccatttgtgagtagctaatatccgccgaagggatgttcgactaatgccactctccagtgacatgcggcgagtgctacgctgtgggctcttgctgaatgaagctaggacagccactgatgtttcttcattagtgacagttttcttgcgtccacattttggcaaatccaacactgaaccagtttcacgaaacttagcaagcagtttgctaactgtagcatgggagatgggtggtctcgtagggtgtcttgcattgaaatctgctgcaatgacccggttactgcgttcaccagatatcaacacgatttcgatccgctcctcacgtgttaacctcttcgacatgtcaatggctgtgaacaaagagaaacttctaaataactcatgaaagaataaagttacgttgaaaccaagcacaccattgtttttcttgtgacattaccaataagtttgatgtgtcacatggccctcttcctattgaaaaaacaaaagttgtatccaagatggccgacttctaaatggccaccatggtcaccacccatcttgaggagttttccccctcacatatactaatgtgccacaaacaggactttaatatcaccaaccattcccattttattacggtgtatccatataaatggcccaccctgtatgtttgcacattttaataaatcactgcacctgtttcccatttttctagcaaaatacaaagaaatgagatgTGGCTAAAGACAGTACTGAACACCTACCCTGACGCATTAAAGAAATTTGGCAATTTGGCAAAGTACACCTATCTATATCAGTTCTGAAGTAAATTTGGGTGATGCCATCAGGTGGGGCGTGCTGTGGCGATCTCTGCCCTGGACATGGCAGAGTGTAACCCTTGGCCGCGTCTGGTGCTTTCTGAGCACACCTGCCTGACAAATCTCCGAGCCTGGATCCTCAAGTACGTCCGCAACACCAAAGGactgaacacacacatccaTGCCAACCCTCCTCCACGAATACACCACAATGGCAGCAAGGTGTCACCACCAAAGAGCTTTAACAAGTGAGTTCccacacatttttttaacttaGATGCCTTTAGTTTGTCCAAAGATAACAGCTGGGTCATGGATTTGTGTGATTTCTTCATTTTCCTACTAGCTGTTTGTCTGGATCTGCATCGGAGAACACCCTCAGCCGCGTCCGCTGCAACAGCCAAAGTAGCAGCAGCCAGACACCCTCGCCGAAGATGCACAATTCCCCGAGTTTTACTTTTGGGTGCCCCCCACCCCGAACTCACACACAGCACAACGGACGCGGTGGCAACAAAACACTCGGGCCAGTCAGGGGTAGGTTGAACTCCCAACTATCTGCCTGTGCTCCGGCTGcctatattttttgttttttcttaagtcACATCTCGTTTAGTGGTCCTCTGCTCCACTCTCTCCCTCAGTATCACAAATTCTCTCTTGtggtctctctctttctcattttcgtctctttccttttcttcaaCCTCTTGTTCGTTGCTGTTGGAGCTGTTCAGAAAGTCTCATTACTGGCTGATGTGTTATTGTCTGCGTGAATGTTACCTTCTGGTTTGCTGCGCGTGACGTGAAACTGGCCACAGGTTTGGGATTAGCTTGGTGTCCTGGATGTTAACGACCTGTAACATCCCCCACATTACCCCCGCATGACCTTTGCATGACCCCTCTTCCTGCTGTTGTGTTCTTACCCTAAAGAAAAATCTCAACATGACATTTaagtttacttttttaaatgtgaacttTGGTTTAAAACCTCTAAATTTTGTACAGTATGGATAATACAGTATTCTACGGAgcccctctgatgacatggtccaaaaaataaataaattgtggccACAAAATACTACTTCGTGCCCTCGAAATTGGTATAACGTGTGCACGAAATGCTAATTTGTGGGCACGAATTGGGTATAACGTGGCAACGAAATAGATAACGTGCGCACATCATATTGATACAATTCCTGGACAGCTGCGTGGAGACATAAGCATAAGAGTAGGCTAAACCTATACAGCATGGACAGAGACAGTAtgattgagttttattttaggcTGGGAATGAGCTACATATGCATTTTGAAAAACCTGGTAATGCAAGGAACCATACGGAGAGACATTTAAACAGGATATTGAGAGTTGCTTTACAGACGTAAGTACGACCTGGACGCTGGGATAGATTTTATTGTCAACCAACTGCAAGGGCCTGGGAAGGATCACGGTTATCGGTCAAGTGTTTCGTGCCCACAAATTAGCATTTTGTGCGCACGTTATACCTATTTCTTGCTCTCGAAATAGTATTTCATGGGCACAAATAAGTATTTCGTGGGCACGTTATACCCATTTCGTGCCCACGAAGTAGTATTTTGTggccacaatttatttattttttggaccatgtcatcagaggggcTCCGTAGTATTCTAACATGGACACACATCCCAGTCTCAGTAACACATGTACCAGGGTTTCCACCAGTGTATAAAGGGTTTGCACATGACATCATGGGCATTTCAAGCTGTCCGCCATATTGGACGTGATAAGTGTCACTACTTTTTTGGCTCCTCACAATGCCTGTATTCTGCTACATGGTTGGGTGCAGCAATcatcaaagacagaaaaaaaaatctttttaaccGGTTTCCTGTCGTTTCAGATAGAAGAATATGAAAGTAAAGTTGGCAGATACAGGCATCAGATAAACAGTATAACAATTATaagttaattacattttaaaattacgAGTATCTGTTTCAAATAATATTTGACCATTAAAAGTTTTTACATTTAGTATTTCATAATCTAATTTCATTATCTTCATGCTAGCATCATGCCAGCTAACATTAGACTCTAGTGTCCTAACACGTTTAAACTACTTTCCCTCACATCAACGgttgattacattctcacatcaTGAGAGTTTATTAAAGGGCATTAAAGAACCCAGCAAATGTTATGACTTTATTCTGTTTTACTTATTCTGCTCATATTcatccacttctgtccactAATCATTGTACGATATATCCTTCATCACTTCATTTCAATAGAGTTCAATATGTTTTGGTGTTCTCCAGCTTGTATATGCATACATGCTTTTTACTTTCTCTTCATGCTGGAAGTGTGAAAGAAGATATAGTGATTGTCTTCCTTTTCCCTTTCCTGGCAGAAACCCTGTGTACCAAAAGAATTGGAGAATTTCAGTTTGCTTTAATGAGTTTTATTGCATTTACTTTGCGTTACCTGTGATGACTTTGGTCTCCGTGCATGCAGGGTAGTTTCAGCCACTTTGTGTATCCCTACGGTCCCTGCACGTCTCTGAGCAGGTGTATGTGTCTCCCTCTCTGTAGACACTAAGCCCCAGGAGAAGAGACGCCCCCCCCATCACCACCGCTCCATCCTCCGGTCTCCCAGCAACAGCCACACACCCGCCCGCCCCCCACTCTCACCCCCTTCTTCCTCgtcctcctcatcttcctcaGTGTGTGCAGCAGGCTCCTGTCCCCTCCCGGCCTCCGTCAGTATGACAGGTCTGTACTCCCTCCAGCCCCCCAGCCTCTCCACCTTGCTCCCATCCCTGCAAGCCCTGCCCCGCCCTGGGCTGCTCTCCAAACTGAGTCCCCTGCTCCTTCAGAGCTTACCACCGGCCGCCAGCAGTCCAACTGGGCCCACCCCGGACTGAATCTGACTTAAACCACGAAACGCTGGGCGCATGTGCTTGTGCGAGATGATTGAGTGAGATTGTTTTTTCGGAAACCTGCCTGGTAGTCCATGTAGgtcaaagtgtgtgtgcgtgcctgcAAAACATCACTGGTGCtagcatatttttttctttctgcacaGTAATTACATGTCTACAGTTTTAGCACCTTAAGGTAAATAACACTTTCACTTGCGAGCGAATGTGTTCCTCAGATCTCAGCAATGACTGAAATGCTTTTTCTCACTGACCTTGAATCAAGTGCTGGTTGCCGCACTGTCCTCTGGCTCTTTGATGAACATAGCAGACTGGTTAGTAAATGGGGATATTTGCTTGGGTACCTAATATCTGCTGTCCTAAAAGACGTTCAGAGCACACAGTAGATGTTATCCATAGACATCATAATATTATAATATGGATTACATCCAGACGAAGCTTTTTGTGTATACAAGTAATAAGCTAAAGCTAATTACCACATTACTGTGCTCACCATTTGAAAGTAGCCGGgagattttcttctttattcGCACAGTTGCTGTTGTGATGCTTTTAatttttgaattattaattGGTTTTATTTGACTTTGAGACATATTTTTATAGACTGAACATAGTCAGActttattttctgtaaaatcctTCCAAAGCACCCTCTGATCTGTTCTGTTGTCTTTGGGTTTCGCTTTAATGTTGATTTGTAAAACGATGTCACAAGTCGATCACATTATACTGTCATTTAAGACTAAACATTTAAATAGCtttttttgatttcttatgATTCAAGGTGAGATTTAAAGGTTTGCTTTTAGATTTTTGGACACAAGTCAGTGATTCATTATCTAAAtaccattaaaaataaataaataaataaataaaaacaaaaacctgcatCATTCCAGTGTCAGACCAACATTGGTCATGACCTTATGATCACAGGATAGCCTACTGCCAGAAACTGTGTGCCCTCATTGTTAAGTCCTTAAGAGGCATCCACACAGGAAATGCTTTGTGGCTCATTCGTTGGCGTTTCCCATCCTCTCATACGTCAGTAAACGACATCCTTCCCTCTCATTGGTGATTGCTACAATTTCGCGTCTCAGAGTCgagaaaagtttatttctgaACCCGCCCACTTTTCATCGCCAGTGGTTATCCCACCTGTGGTCGCTGGTTATCGTTGACTTTGGTCACCATGTCAGTGGTACTCACTTCCTGTGTG
Protein-coding sequences here:
- the agbl5 gene encoding cytosolic carboxypeptidase-like protein 5 isoform X2, which gives rise to MEARFGNIVFSSKFDSGNLARVEKVEKGNSSPSSDTPSSGSSSSGSSLTPDYEFNVWTQPDCAGTEHENGNRSWFYFSVKGAAPGKLLKINVMNMNNQRKLYSQGMAPLVRTLPGKTRWERIRDRPTSEIVDNQFILSFTHRLLEVRGATTYFSFCYPFSYTECQEMLQQLDQSYPSAAQLSLSSTPGTVYYHRELLCHSLDGNRVDLLTVTNCSGMQDEREARLPKLFPDTNTPRPHRFPGKRVFFLSSRVHPGETPSSFVFNGFLNFILRRDDPRAHALRNMFVFKLIPMLNPDGVVRGHYRTDSRGVNLNRQYLNPSPELHPSIYAAKTLLLYHHTHNRLQKTQPSTHSNGPTHTEPPAANTKPANQHEAPPLTALEVTLNQRNAEKDANPAQPEVPMMMEENAWATSEAGKGDQNSSSSSTETVVPGAEDLAVPQVEEQESVPPQEGGVAYYVDLHGHASKRGCFMYGNSLPDESQQVENMLYPRLIAVNSAHFDFLGCNFSEKNMYARDKRDGQSKEGSGRVAIHKAIGLLHSYTLECNYNTGKTMNTIPPACHDNGRATPPPPPSFPPKYTPEIFEQVGRAVAISALDMAECNPWPRLVLSEHTCLTNLRAWILKYVRNTKGLNTHIHANPPPRIHHNGSKVSPPKSFNNCLSGSASENTLSRVRCNSQSSSSQTPSPKMHNSPSFTFGCPPPRTHTQHNGRGGNKTLGPVRGISCPDFETGGPSSAVWSRMPLPIRPGHIGRGCRTLTITHPPTEASRETAKDQGPEHILSSIKFSKCELQPHVSRIPIRRMGSTDAPPKHNNKASPSSNNPPGGKEVSATMKVWKLLRPGLHRHLSLSGVSEKEAAIQLASKALMKKSTDRSITYKESAIIESAAEAMGTQQQVEETPVTVPDTVNMCETVTLCGEA
- the agbl5 gene encoding cytosolic carboxypeptidase-like protein 5 isoform X1, with product MEARFGNIVFSSKFDSGNLARVEKVEKGNSSPSSDTPSSGSSSSGSSLTPDYEFNVWTQPDCAGTEHENGNRSWFYFSVKGAAPGKLLKINVMNMNNQRKLYSQGMAPLVRTLPGKTRWERIRDRPTSEIVDNQFILSFTHRLLEVRGATTYFSFCYPFSYTECQEMLQQLDQSYPSAAQLSLSSTPGTVYYHRELLCHSLDGNRVDLLTVTNCSGMQDEREARLPKLFPDTNTPRPHRFPGKRVFFLSSRVHPGETPSSFVFNGFLNFILRRDDPRAHALRNMFVFKLIPMLNPDGVVRGHYRTDSRGVNLNRQYLNPSPELHPSIYAAKTLLLYHHTHNRLQKTQPSTHSNGPTHTEPPAANTKPANQHEAPPLTALEVTLNQRNAEKDANPAQPEVPMMMEENAWATSEAGKGDQNSSSSSTETVVPGAEDLAVPQVEEQESVPPQEGGVAYYVDLHGHASKRGCFMYGNSLPDESQQVENMLYPRLIAVNSAHFDFLGCNFSEKNMYARDKRDGQSKEGSGRVAIHKAIGLLHSYTLECNYNTGKTMNTIPPACHDNGRATPPPPPSFPPKYTPEIFEQVGRAVAISALDMAECNPWPRLVLSEHTCLTNLRAWILKYVRNTKGLNTHIHANPPPRIHHNGSKVSPPKSFNNCLSGSASENTLSRVRCNSQSSSSQTPSPKMHNSPSFTFGCPPPRTHTQHNGRGGNKTLGPVRDTKPQEKRRPPHHHRSILRSPSNSHTPARPPLSPPSSSSSSSSSVCAAGSCPLPASVSMTGISCPDFETGGPSSAVWSRMPLPIRPGHIGRGCRTLTITHPPTEASRETAKDQGPEHILSSIKFSKCELQPHVSRIPIRRMGSTDAPPKHNNKASPSSNNPPGGKEVSATMKVWKLLRPGLHRHLSLSGVSEKEAAIQLASKALMKKSTDRSITYKESAIIESAAEAMGTQQQVEETPVTVPDTVNMCETVTLCGEA